TCACCGCGACGAAAGGGCCGATACTCGAACTTGGCGCTGGAGACGGCGCACTCACGAGACCTCTCGCCCAGCTCGGCAGGCCGGTGACCGCGATTGACCTCGATGAGCACCGGATCGCTGGCCTCCGCCGCGCGCTGCCGGATGTGAAAATCAATCACGCCGACGCGCTCACCGTCCCTCTCGACCACCCCGTGATCGTGGGGAACATCCCCTTCCATCTCACCACCCCGATCCTGCGCCGACTTCTCCGCGTCGGCACCTGGACTCAGGCGGTGCTCCTTACGCAATGGGAGGTCGCCCGCAAACGCTGCGGGATCGGTGGCTCCACCATGTTGACCGCACAAACCGCGCCCTGGTTCACCTTCGACCTCCACGGCCGGGTTCCCTCCTGGGGTTTCCGACCACGCCCCAGCGTCGATGGCGGCATCATCCAGATCAGCAGGCGCAAAGATCCGCTGATTCCCGGCTCGCAGCGCACCCGGTACCAACAGTTCGTACGCGCGGTATTCACCGGCCGAGGCAGAACCCTCGACCGTGTCATCGCGAACGCGAGCCACATCGACCCCGGCCGAGCCCGGCAACTCCTGAGGCAGTGCGGCGTCGATACACGCGCACTGCCGAGGGACCTGACACCGGAGCAGTGGGCCGGAATCTGGAACGCGATACCTGAGTAGCCACCCCCAGAGCCACCATGCACGACACAACTTTCGCGATTCGTGGTCTCTCGGCCCGCGATGACGAGTCGGTCGCGTGAGCGTCCTCACGGCGACCGGTAGAATAGAACCGCGCGCACGCGCACGTTCACAGGTGAGTGTGTTTGGGGAACCTCGGCTAGCCGAGGTCGACGTGCTCGGCGACGTAGCTCACGGGCAGCGTGATCGTGGTGCGCCGCTTCGATCCTGCCCGCCGCACGGTGAGGGATCCGTCGTCGTTCGCATGGGCGACGTGCCAGCGGTCGCCGTTTTTCACCCAGCTTCGCCCGAGCGAGAGGCGCCGATTGTTCTCGCGGGTGATGATGAGATCTCCGCGGGAAACTTCGTTGCCGTCATGGAGTTTGACGCCGTCCACAGCGACGTCGCCCTGGAGGATTCGGTCGGTGCGGGCGCGGGTGTTGAGCGCAGAGACCGTGTCGAGGGTTTCCGCGATCAGCACCGTGCTCTTTCCCGCTGCGAGGTCTGTGCGCCAGGCTTGGTAGGCGGCTTCGAGAATCTCGTCATATCCGCCCGGCGTGACGCGCTGGTGCGCAATGTAGGTATCGATGACGTCGGTGTCGCCGATCCGCAACTGCAGGGACGCCTGCTTCTCCCAGTCGTTTCGGAAGCGACGCACATCGACCAGTTCCGGGGCGTCGCCGCGGTCACGCACGAGCATCCCGAACGCGCCGCCCGCGTCCACCGCTGCGAGTTGCGCCCAATCGCCCACGAGCAGCACTTTCGCGCCGACCTGCTGGGCGTGACTGGTGATGGCATCGAGCGCGAACGTGCCACCCAAGGAGGCTTCGTCGATGATGACGAGCTGTCCGCGCGTGAGGTTCCATTTCCCGAGGCGATGCTCATGCAGCCACTTCGCCGTGTTCTCCGTCCCGATCTCCAGATCCCCGGCGAGGACGTCGGCGGCAGCGGCCGAGGGCGCGAGCCCGGTCACCGAGCCTGGCCCGTAGCGTCGCTCCCAGGCTCGGCGCAGGGCACGCATCGTTGTGGTCTTCCCAGTCCCTGCGGGGCCGACGAGTACGTCGAGGACGCGGCCGGAGACGCCGATCTTCGCGATCGCCTGCTCCTGGTCCACCGACAGGGTGTGCCCGTCGCGGTTCTTCGTTCTGGCAGCGTCCTCGATCCATGCCAGCGGTACGGTCGGCGCCGACCGATCATTCGACGCGCCAAGGAGTCGGTCTTCTGCCGCGAGCACCTGCTCGGAGGAGAACACCGTTCCGGCTTTGGGTCGGAACACGCTCGACCCGTCCGCGCGACGAAACAGCGAGGGGCTCTTCGCGAGCTCGGGCGGAGTGAGGCGCAGCGAGACCCGTTCTGCGGCATCGACGATCTGCTGGGTGATGACGTCCCGGTCGTTCGCGGACGCGAAGCGGAGAGCCATCGTCTGTCGCACGGCCTCCGCGTGGAGGTTCCACCGTTTCCACGTCGCTCGCCGGTCACCGACCTGCTGCACCACGACCTCGGCGACCTCCTCGAGATCCTCCAACGGGATATCGTCTGCCCGCAGCAACGGTTCGTGCTCACTACCGGCGAGCAGTGCCGACGCCCAGGTTGGCGCGTCCTCACCCAGCAACGCGGTCGCGCGTTCTCGCCACTGGGAGGTGAGATCGCTGAGAGAGTGCTGCTGCTTCGGGGGCCGAGTCTCGAGCGTGGCCTGCTGCCGGAACTGCCACACCAGCTTCGGGGACGGCTGCCTCCCGTGCTTCGAGACGTAGTCGTCGACCAGCCGGTCTTTGACCTGCTCGATATCGCGAGTACGGGAAGAGAACTCGTCCATCAGCTCCTGCGGCACGCCAACGATCTCCCACGCCGTGGAGCGCCCCGCACCGCGCTCACGGGCTTCCCACCCGACGCCGAGGATCTGAGTGAGATGGTCCGAGAGGACCGCGTTGTAATGCTCCGATAGGCCGGTGACGGCGGCGTGGATAGCGCGAGAATCGAGCGTGCGCCACTTCCCGTCATGAGCTGCTTGCACGCGGTTGGCGACGACAATGTGCGTGTGGAGTTGTGGATCCGCGGCCCGAGAATCGTAATGATCGTAGGCAGTCGCAATCACACCCCGCACGTCGACTTGCGCGACGGCGCCACGCGCCCCTTTCGCGCCGACCCTGGTCATCGCGACGTCGCGCTCGAGTAGGGCGATCATGTCTCGGATCGCTGCGTGGTGAGCTTGGGCAATGAGTGCTTGCGTGCCGCCGTCGGCAACTGCCCAGAGGGTCGAGACGGACTTCGGGACCGAGAACGTGAGATCGAACCCTGCGACCGGCGCATTCGTTGGCTTCTGTGCTTCCTCCGCCTCGATCAGCGCTTGCTGCGCGGTACGCTCACCTGCGGTAAGGGACTTCGGGAGCTGATCGAGGCGGCGCTGCGTCCGCTCGCCCGCGGTGGCAAACTTTCGGTACGGACGCCCCAGTTGCTCGCCGCTGTTCGGATCCTGCCCGTGCCCCATGAGGCGCCGTAACTGCTCCTCGCTCACCGAGGCACCGACGGCGATCTCTCCGGCGAGTCCTGGGAGGCCGGCCCCGAGCCAGATGCCGGGAGGCGTTCCTGCTTCAAGGTAGTACCTTGTCAGCGCTGACGACGCATCGCGATCCCCGTCGCCAGCGACAACTGCGTTCAGCAGGTACCGGTACCCGTCCCCAGCGGTCATGACCCTGATCGAGATCGTCACACTGGGCAGGTGCGCCGCAGATCTTGGGATCTACCCTCGGAAGGCGGAGAGCGCGATGTTTGCGTCAATGCAGGGAGATAGCGAAGAGCGCGCTTCAACGGAGATGCTCGAATGGGTCCACGACGGATTGGACTCCGTGGTCGCGGCAGACGTAGACGATTCACACGCCGTACCCGTCGGCGCCGCTCGGCTCGGGGTCGCATTCTGCGCGGCAGACGTTACAGAGCCGGTGCTCGTTGCTCCCCCAGACCGTGACCTCGATATCGTCGGGGATCTCCATTCCGTCGAACTCCATATGCGGAGGTTAGCTGTCGCGGATTGAGTCGTGTCAAGATGCGGCACCGATGCTAAACCGCCGTTACCTATGGTCATCGCGCCGGTCACGCACTCGACGCTTAGTTCTTGAGGTACTCGAGGACGGCGATGACGCGCTTGTTTCCTGTGCGCTCGTTAAGGTCGAGCATGGTGAAGATGCTGCTGATGTGCCGTTCCGCGATCGCGACGCGACATGCATACGGTCCCTGATTTGCTCGTTAGTGAGCTCCGTAGCCATGAGCAAAACGTCAGTATCGCGGAGGAGCTGCTGCGGGAGCGGGAAAGGATTGACCTTACTGACGCAGAGACCCAAAGCGCGAGCATCCCTCATCGCTTTGATGCCAGCCCTTCAACCATTGCAACTAACCCGAACTCGAAATCTAGGTCTTGATCGACAGGCTCACATCCGTTGTCGAGCGCTGTTTGTTCTTCTAGTACGAAACCGACCGTATAGCGGCTGATAGCCATGAGAGCTCGGACCGCAGAGACCTCAGCGAATCCTTCGGACACGAGAAACTCGATCTGACTTTCGGGGGCATCCGAGCCCGCTGGCATCTGGTCACTCTTTTGACGGTGAAACTCTGCGTGCAGCCGTGCTCCATCCCGGACTGCCAGAAGCGCTGTCCGGAAGCTCCGCGCGTTGCGCAGGAGAAAGTCGTCCCAGCGCTCCCCTGACTCTGGGAGTGAGGCGTGGTGTTCGCGATCAAGCACATCAGCTGCGAGCGATCCGAGCAGGTGGCCCTTTGTCCGAAAGTGCCAGTAGAGCGCTGGCTGCTGCACCCGCAGATGCGCAGCCAGCGCCCGCGTGGTGAAACCGTCGATCCCCGTGTTATTGAGCACATGCCTCGCACCGCGCAAGACTGCTGCACGATCGAGTCGCGCTTGTTTCTGAGCCATGCTTGCACTTTATCATCGATAACTTTATCGTTGATAAGGTGTCATCTCTCACTTCCGCTCGTGGCTCGTTGGCCACGGTCCTCATCACTGCCAGCCTCGATGCCGCCGGAATGGGCCTGGTGATGCCGATCCTCCCCGCACTGCTAGACCATGCAGGCGTCCCCGCTGATGCGGTTCCGCTGAACGTCGGTGTACTGATCGCGCTCTACGCGATAATGCAGTTCGCCTTTGCCCCCATACTGGGAAGGCTGTCGGACCGGTTCGGCCGCCGCCGGGTGCTGCTCGCTTCTCTAGCCGGCGCAACCGTCGACTATCTCGTGCTCGCCACGACCTCCACGCTGTGGGTGTTCTATATCGCCCGCGCAGTGGCTGGGATAACCGGAGCGACCAATGCGGTCACCGCCACCGTGATCGCCGACATCACGCCACCCCACCAGCGCGCCAAGCGTTTCGGTTTACTCAGTGCCTGCTATGGCGGCGGAATGATCGCGGGGCCAGCCATGGGTGGACTGTTCGGTGCCATCTCGCCACATCTGCCGTTTTTGCTCGCTGCTCTTCTCTCAGCGAGCAATCTGGCACTCACCTTTATCTTGTTACGCGAGACCCGTCCTGATTCCCCTGCGCGCTCTGCGTCGCTCGCTCAGCATCGTGGTCGCCCCGGCCTCAGCGCGGTGCCTGGGATTACCTTCCTATTAGTCGCATTCGGCCTTGTTCAATTCATTGGGCAGGCTCCAGGTGCGACCTGGGTGCTGTTTACTGAACACCGCCTCGACTGGAGTCCCGTCGAAGTTGGAATCTCCCTGTCCGTCTTCGGGATCGTACAGGTTCTCGTGCAGGCCCTCCTTACTGGCCGCATCGTGGAGTGGATCGGTGAGGCAAAAACAGTCATCATCGGGTGTGTTACCGACGCCTTGGGTCTCGTAGGCCTGGCGATTGTCACTGACGCATTTTCCATGGCGCCTATCTTGGCGGCACTGGGGATCGGTGGCATCGGCCTCCCCGCTCTGCAAACCCTTCTCTCCCAGCGCGTCGATGAACAGCACCAAGGGCGCCTCCAGGGTGTGCTCGCCAGCATCAACAGCGTCACATCGATCTTCGGACCGGTCGCTTTCACAACGATCTTCGCGCTCACTTACATCAACGCCGACGGCTTCCTCTGGCTCTGCGCCGCAGCACTCTACGTGCCCTGCGTGATTCTCATCATGCGTGGTACAGCAGCGTCCCCGAAGTTCGGCTCATGGGCGAGCGGCGACTCGATGTGAGTTGTGAGACGTGAGCAGGAGCAACACGGCGGCGACACTGCTTCGCCATGGCCGACTAGCGAGACGGCGCCACCGGGAAACTCGGCATCATCTACCAAGGACAGGTCAGCTGGGAGCCTGATAGACCCATCGAAATGTGCGTGCCGATCGCGGAGAAAGGCCGGGCGCATCGGATCGAGCCATAGCACCATGAGTCTTCACGGAAGTGCGTTGACGGAGACTTCGTTGTGAACCGGGCCAAGGGAGAGCTGGAGGCCCTCTCCGAGTGGCTTGCCGATGACATGAGCTGGACGCTCATCGAGAAATCCACACACAGCGGCCCCAGTGCAGCCCGAGAGGTGCGCCCGCCGTTCTCCCGAGCGGGTGGAGGTCATTTCTGTCGTCACCCACGGACGACGCGCTTCCTGCGACGGCTACCTCGAGGCTGGAGGAATGCGCGTCCGTTTCAGCCATGCGTTCCGCTTCGTCAGCACCCCCAAGACCGCGATGATCGCAGAACTGCGACGCTACTGCATCGAGACGCAGGTTGACTGAGGCCTGTGCGGACAGCACGAACGACCCTTAAGCCCGTAATCTGGGAACCGCAGAAACTACCCGATCGAAACGCAACTACTTTGCCGGCCCTACGGGGTTGGCTCGCGGTCGTCGTCCTTGGCCGCGACCGTGCGCAGGAGGTGCTTGTAGCCATCCCTCGCGATCATCACGCGCATCGAAACCGTCACGACGCTACTGCCTTCGACGATCAGGGGAGCGGGGACTGATCGCGGACGCGCTGTCCACTTTGGTTAAAAGATTGCGCCGCTGTAGACGACCGCCATCTAGATGTGATGTCCAGGGACGTTGTTGAGTCGGTCGAAGGGTACGCCGCCAATCGCAGAGTGGTGTCGGTGGTGGTTGTAGAAGTGGAGCCAGCCGGGCAGCGCCAGGCGTCGTTCGGCCTCTGAACCGTAAAACCTGGCATAGGCCCAGCCGTCCCCGAGCGTGCGGTGGAATCGCTCGATCTTCCCGTTCGTCTGCGGCCGGTAGGGGCGTGTCCGCTTGTGTCGGATGCCGAGCCGAGCGCAGAAGTCCCTCCATGCGTGGGATCTGTATGCCGACCCGTTGTCGGATAGGACTCGCTCGACGGTCACGCCTCGTTCGGCGAACCAGGCCACGGCGCGTTCGAGAACTCCCACCGCTGTGCTCGCCTGCTCATCCGACCAGATTTCTGCGTATGCGACGCGGGAGTGGTCGTCGATGACTGTGTGAACGAACGCCGTCCCGGTGCGCGGCTTGTGATCTTTTCCTCGTGGTAATCCCGGAGTCGCGAGCTTGTTCCGTGCGCCTTGCTGCCGACCTACGTAACGATGTCCACCGCCGTCGGGGATGTTGCCGAACTTCGTGACATCGACATGAATCAACGATCCCGGATGAGGATGCTCATATCGCCGCAATGGCTCGCCAGTGACACGATCGATATGCGAGAGGCGGTTCACGCGGCAACGGACGAGGACCGCGTGAACAGTCGACGTCGAGAGACCAAGTCGCGCAGCGATCTGGGCTGGCCCCAGTCGAAGCCGCCAGCGCAGGTTGATGATCTTCTTCTTGACATGCTCGGGCGTCCTGCCTGGGATCCGGTGCGGCTTGCTGGAGCGATCCTGCATCCCAAACTCACCCTCTTCCCGGTAGCGGCCTGCCCATTTCCGGGCAGTGATCGGGGAGACCATGAACATCTTTGCGGCGATCGTGGCCGGATAGCCGTCTTCGACAATCAGCCGGGCTAACCGGAGACGGGCACGAGGAGTGAGAAGAGCGTTCGGATGGGTCATCAATTGGCCTCCGCCGCGGTCTTCGTAAGCGCGCGTCTGGTGAGAAGCATGATGACGAGAGCGATCGCTGTCAGCACCGAAGCGACCCAAACCGGCGCGAGCAGCCCCAGCCCGGTCGCGAGCCCGAGCGCACCAAGCACGGGCCCCGCTGCAGCTCCGATATTCAATGCTGCGGTTGCGTACGAACCGCCCATCGTTGGCGCACCCGATGCTGCATACAGCACACGCGTGATCAGAGTACTGCCGACGCCGAACGACAGGAATCCCTGAACGAGGACGAGGACGATAAGCGCGACGGGATGAGATGCGACCACTGCCAACACGATCCAGCCTGTCAGCAATAGCGGTCCGCCGACTGCGAGCACGAGGCCAGGTCGTTGATCTGATAGTCGTCCTGCGATCGTGACGCCAAGGAACGATCCGATGCCGAACATCACCAGCGCGACGGACACCCACGCTTCGGCCAAGCCCGCGGTCTCGGTCACGATGGGTGCCAGGAAGGTGAATGCCGCAAAGGTCCCTCCGTTGATCAGCGCTCCGAGTACCATGGCCAGGATGAGCCGCGGCGTCGCCAACTGGCTGAGCTCGACACGGAGCCTTGGTGAGGTCGCGCTAGTCTCGCTCCGACCAACATTGTTCGTGACGCCACGAATGACTCCAACGGCCGCGGGAATACAGAGGATGGCGATCGCCCAGAACGTCGTTCGCCAGCCCAGCGCTGTGCCGAGCAGTGCCCCGGCGGGGACGCCCACGACGGTTGCGATCGTCGTGCCGGAGAGCAGGATCGACAGTGCACGCCCCTTCTGGTTCGCTGGCACGAGGGTAGTGGCCGTGCTCAGTGCTACGGCGAGGAATCCTGCGTTTGCGAGAGCGCTGAGCACCCGGGTGATGAGCAGGAGAGAGAACACTGGTGTCATCGCTCCGATGACGTGGCTTCCCGCGAACACGAGAAGGCAAACGATCAATGTGAGCCGCGGTGGCCAACGGCGAGCGAATGCCGCCATCACTGGCGCGCCGACGACCATACCGACTGCGAATGCGGAGGTCAGCAGGCCCGCAGTGCCGACCGAGACGTCAAGTTCGGTCGCGATCGCGGGGAGCAATCCCGCGAGCATGAATTCTGAAGTGCCCATGACGAAGACCGCCAGGGCAAGCATGTAGAGGGCAAAAGGCATCGAGTACTCCGAGGTGTGAGATCAAGAAATGGTTCTTCTTGTCACCACGGCCAGCGCCCCGGGTACGCCAGACATACGCCCACACAGATCGTGGGCGTCGTAACTAGTGGTTCAAGGGGCTGGCGGTGTGACCGACAACCCCTGACCTGTCTGATTCGGGACTCGACATGCCCCAAACTCTAACATGCCTTCAATGGCGAGCGGTCTGGACAGATACTTCTTGAATCGGCACGGTGTCATTACGGGCGGGGGCCAGAACAACGTCCCTGGACATCACATCTAGCTCACGAGTGATGTCAATTGAGAAGTGATCATCCCAGTGCGCGTCGAACCACTCCGAAAGCTCGTCTGCAACCCGCTGATCGGTCTCCTCCAGGCTTAGTTCACCTTGCTTGATGAGTCCGGCTGCGGTGAAGTTTGATGAGCCAACTATTGCGCGCCGATTCTGCATCCCAGCGGCCTCATGAGTGATGTATAGCTTCGCATGCAGCGGGTCACGGGCCGCGAACTTCACTTGGAGTAGGCCGTCGGCAAGGTCCCTCTGAAGCTGGCGCAATCCAGCCATCTCAGCCCTTGACGGCACACCCCAGGTGAGCTGACGAGCAAAGTCGAGAACTGCCTGGTTCGCCCGGTTGACGGCAGTACTCATGTCCACGAGCTGTGGGCTGCCTTCGACAGACAGTCTGACCGATTCCTCGGTCGACATTGCCATACCAACTAGAAGTCGCACCTGATTGCGGCCGTCCGGCTTGGGCTGCTGCATCTTGCCGATCGCCTCACGGACGAGCCGCCAGCCACGGAGGTTGAAGTAGCCAACGCAGGCGTCAAAGGCATGCGCGTGCGGAAGCGCCTCATTGAGTGCATCTACAAGGCTGATGTCCTCATTGTCGATGATCTTGCTCATTCGTTACTACTCCCTGCTATCCGACCTACGCGTTCAAGTGCCCAGCGAACCACTGGTCCGGGCGGACTATTGCGACACGCTCGACCTCGTGTACGCCGTCGATAACAAGGACATCCCCGTAAGTTGTGATCTGAAAGGACGTGCCGTTCTCCATGGTGGCGGCAACATCCGATCCCAACCGGTCGCCGGAGTCGACGTCGACGATCTCGTCACCATCGACGACATAGAAGTGCGGCGTGAAGAACCCCCGGGCGATGTCGCCCTCAGGGTCGGGGCCGAGATAGCCGAGCAATCGCGGCGTTGTGCCGATGAACCCGCCAACGGCCCCGTCTGTGTCGATCCACAACTCGCGGCCACGCGGTTCGACCGCAGTCCAGGCGCGCACCTTGTCCGCGAAGTCGCCGGTAACTCTGGAACGCACGGACTCCATCGTTTCGGGGTGCACTACGTCACCCGCACGAGTCATGCGATAACGCAGCTCCGGGATGAGGCCGACCCAGGTGCCGCCGATGCTCGGTCGCGGCAAGTCCTCTGGTGCGTCAAGCGGCTCGGGCTCGGCCACGGCAGGAACCGCCACGGCCGAACTCGCCACGGCATCCGTGGGATAGCGTCCGGTGCGCAGGTCGCTCAGGCGCTCAATCAGCACATCGATGCGTCCGGCGATGTGCATGTCGCTGGTCTGCACGAATCCGCGCACGACCTTGGCCGCTTCTTCGAGCTGAGCGGTAGTCGGATCGTCACCGAAGTGGAACCACGTATTCCTCGCGGCGAGGATCTTCTTCGCGGCAGCTTGCTTCTGAAACTGCCTGCCGAACACGCTCAGATACGGTGAATCTTGCTCGTGGATGTAGTCGCGGAGGATCACGCCGGGATCCTGCGGCTCGAAACGGTGGTTGGGACGCCAGTTCTTGGGGTCCGCTTGCTTGAGTTCAGCAATCCGCGAGGAGAACCATTTCGGGCCGAGTTCGTCTTTCAGCATGAAGTGTGAGGTCACGTACAGATCCCAGCCGAAGGCACGCATCAACGTGAAATAGCCCTTGATGAGTTCGCCCGGCGTTTCATCCTCAGGCAGTTCGATGGTGACGTCGATGCCGCTCATGCATTCGCGCTTTCTGCAGCATCCTTGCCGTGCCCCGTCATTATTGGCATGACCCGAGTTAGGGCGTACGCCGCAAAAAGGGCGGCTGGGGCATCCGTGGGAACTTCGAGCGCTGGTTCCGCCTTGAACCTGGAAGCGCTCGGGAACAGAACGCCATATTCGCCCGTCCGCGTGGCACCCAACTCGTGCAAGCGCGCCTGAGAGTCACCTTGAGCCCAAACATCGATCTGTGACCACTCGACAGCTGCGCCTGTGGCACGACCGTTCGCACCGTATCTCAATGCCCGGAGACGGGCGATGAGTTTGTCCTCGACTAGCTTGGGGGAGATTGCACCCGCGTCCGCGAGTCGCTCGTAGTCGACCGGGCCCGCGAGGACTTCCGCAAAACCTAGTGAGATCTCGTCCAAGTCATCCCAGTGCACCAAAGAAACCTGAGCGCGTAAGCCATCGTTCGCCTTCAAGTTTGCGAGAACTGCGGTTGCAGGGCGTGCGAGCTTGTCGCCACGCCATTGGCTCGGGGGCACCATCTCTATCGCGTGCTCACCGTCAAGCAGGTCCACGCTCACGTGGCCGACTACAAAGCTCTGCATTGAGTGCCTCCTTTCGAAAATGGGCAGTAGATCAAGGTATGCGTGACCACCGACATTGATGCCGGTGGCGGCGTGGCGGGCGCGTAGTCAGGACGGCTTGGACTCCTCCGGTGCGGCTGCGCCGCCTCGGCGGACCCAGTCATCGATCTCGCTCGCTTGGAACTTCCAGAGGCGCCCGATCTTGTGGGCAGGCATACTCTTGTCGGCGATCCAGGTGTAGACGGTGTCTTTGGTGACACCAAGATGGGAGGCGATGTCGTCGGCAGACAGCCACGGCTCCGTCACGTTGATCCTCCCTCTCAGCCCGTATGGGCAGTCACTCCGATGCTATCGGAGTAGTACCGGGTTGAGTAGGGTTTTTCCGGGTGTGGTCCGGCGAGGCTCAGCAAGTTACCGATTCAACCGGTCAGCCGCTTTATTATCCAAGTATTGGCTGTCGATCGCCATCGCTGTGGATCAGAGTTCCACGCCATCGTGTGACCTGCGTCGAAGGTCTCCAGCTGCACGAGGTCTGGACGCTTTTTCGCGAGCGCGGACGAGGTCTTGATGGGAACTGAATCATCGTTGGCCCCGTGCAGGATCAGCGTCGGCACGGAGAGTTCGATGGCGCGCGCTACCCAATCGGACTCGCGAATCGGGATCCGGCCTGGAAGTCCGGTCAGTCTGGAGAGACGAGCACTGGTCAGCCACGGGACCGCGAGCAGCCCTGCACTGCGTGGGAACCCGGCGCGCTGGCAGTTGGCTTTGATGACCTCGACCCAGTTGAGTACCGGTGAGTCAAGCACGAGCCCTGCTACCAGTGGCGCATAGTCTGACCGATGCGCAATCTGCAGTGCAATCGCAGCGCCCATAGACCAACCGAACAGCACGATCCGTTCTGCACCGCGGCGCACCGCATAGCTGATCGCAGCCTCGACGTCTTCGGTTTCGGCGGCGCCGAGCGTGGAGCGACCGGATCCTTCCGTGGGCCCTTCACCGTCGTTGCGGTAGCTCACCACGAGCGAAGTAAGCCCCAGTTCCGTCGCGACCTGCACACCGCGGAGGGTGCCCGCTCGGGGGCTGCCAAGACCGTGAACGTGAATCGCCCAGATCGATGTGTCACCGTTGATTCGCCAAGCTGGCGCCAGGCCGACGGCGGTGCTGATGACGACGTCGCTCGCATCGAGCCCGGCATCGGTGGGCGAACCGAAGTAGATGCCGCTCCACGAGACTCGATCGCCTTCTCGCGGCGTGAGCCCTGGTGACAATCCCGCGACGACGCGGGCGACTTGGTTCTGGCCGCGATCCTCAACCTCGCTGCCAAGTTGCGCCCATCCGCCGTGCTCAAACCAGAGATTATACGTGCCGGGCGCTCCGGTGTCGGGAGTGCGGTCGAGTATGAGAAGTCGGCCATCGCCATCGCCCTCAACACCACGCAATGTCAGGTTGAAACGGCGTGGCCCGACTGGTGCTGTTAGCTTCCGCGCGATCGTCCACCCCAGGGCTGCACCAACCGCACCGGCCATAGCACCGCCGATCGCGAGCTGCCGCTTCATGCGTGCTCCATGCTGCTGTCGCCGCGATCCGCGCGCAAAACGATGCGC
Above is a window of Leucobacter aridicollis DNA encoding:
- a CDS encoding phospholipase D-like domain-containing protein, translated to MSKIIDNEDISLVDALNEALPHAHAFDACVGYFNLRGWRLVREAIGKMQQPKPDGRNQVRLLVGMAMSTEESVRLSVEGSPQLVDMSTAVNRANQAVLDFARQLTWGVPSRAEMAGLRQLQRDLADGLLQVKFAARDPLHAKLYITHEAAGMQNRRAIVGSSNFTAAGLIKQGELSLEETDQRVADELSEWFDAHWDDHFSIDITRELDVMSRDVVLAPARNDTVPIQEVSVQTARH
- a CDS encoding helix-turn-helix domain-containing protein; amino-acid sequence: MTEPWLSADDIASHLGVTKDTVYTWIADKSMPAHKIGRLWKFQASEIDDWVRRGGAAAPEESKPS
- a CDS encoding alpha/beta hydrolase, coding for MKRQLAIGGAMAGAVGAALGWTIARKLTAPVGPRRFNLTLRGVEGDGDGRLLILDRTPDTGAPGTYNLWFEHGGWAQLGSEVEDRGQNQVARVVAGLSPGLTPREGDRVSWSGIYFGSPTDAGLDASDVVISTAVGLAPAWRINGDTSIWAIHVHGLGSPRAGTLRGVQVATELGLTSLVVSYRNDGEGPTEGSGRSTLGAAETEDVEAAISYAVRRGAERIVLFGWSMGAAIALQIAHRSDYAPLVAGLVLDSPVLNWVEVIKANCQRAGFPRSAGLLAVPWLTSARLSRLTGLPGRIPIRESDWVARAIELSVPTLILHGANDDSVPIKTSSALAKKRPDLVQLETFDAGHTMAWNSDPQRWRSTANTWIIKRLTG